The Camelina sativa cultivar DH55 chromosome 14, Cs, whole genome shotgun sequence genome includes a window with the following:
- the LOC104743138 gene encoding probable serine/threonine protein phosphatase 2A regulatory subunit B''epsilon — translation MDIDGVDDVRIILDPDLFQQQQQQQQQQLPPPLKASSLIAHQLFSHWLSLPHTATLVKSLIDDAKSGTPANVSKINVSGASALPSVFLSSTTPPLSPRSSSGSSPRFSRQRTTTPPSLQSPLGSLKEPKPQLIPQFYYQHGRPPAKELKEQCISMVDQVFSNYIDGLRVDEFKSITKEVCKLPSILSPALFTKIDPNCTGIVTRDAFIKYWIDGNMLTMDTASQIYHILRQQGSNYLRQVDFKPVLDELLATHPGLEFLRNSSEFQERYAETVIFRIFYYINRSGTGCLTLRELKRGNLIAAMQQLDEEDDINKIIRYFSYEHFYVIYCRFWELDSDHDCFVDKDNLIKYGNHALTYRIVDRIFSQVPRKFTSKVEGKMSYEDFVYFILAEEDKSSEPSLEYWFKCIDLDGNGVITRNEMHFFFEEQLHRMECITQEPVLFKDILCQIVDMIGPEEENCITLKDLKGSKLSGNVFNILFNLNKFMAFETRDPFLIRQEREEPNLTEWDRFAQREYLRLSMEEDVEEKENCITLKDLKGSKLSGNVFNILFNLNKFMAFETRDPFLIRQEREEPNLTEWDRFAQREYLRLSMEEDVEEVSNESADVWDEPLEPQC, via the exons ATGGATATTGACGGGGTTGACGATGTTCGTATTATATTAGATCCTGACCTctttcagcagcagcagcagcagcagcagcagcagctccCTCCTCCCCTCAAAGCTAGCTCTCTTATTGCTCACCAACTCTTCTCCCACTGGCTCTCCCTCCCACACACTGCCACATTg GTCAAGTCTTTGATTGATGATGCTAAATCTGGAACACCAGCTAATGTTTCCAAGATCAATGTTTCCGGTGCTAGTGCTTTGCCATCTGTCTTTCTCAGCAGCACCACTCCCCCACTTTCTCCACGAAGCTCCTCTGGTAGTTCCCCTCGTTTCTCTAGGCAAAGGACTACTACCCCTCCATCTCTCCAGTCTCCTCTCGGTTCACTCAAGGAACCTAAGCCCCAACTCATTCCTCAG tTCTACTACCAACACGGGCGCCCCCCTGCTAAAGAGTTAAAAGAGCAATGTATATCCATGGTTGATCAAGTTTTTAGCAACTACATTGATGGACTACGTGTAGATG AATTCAAATCCATTACGAAAGAAGTCTGCAAGCTGCCTTCTATTCTTTCTCCTGCACTTTTCACAAAGATAGATCCCAATTGCACTGGTATAGTTACAAG GGATGCATTTATCAAGTATTGGATTGATGGAAATATGTTGACTATGGACACAGCCTCCCAGATATATCACATACTAAGGCAGCAGGGCAGCAACTACCTCAGACAG GTCGACTTCAAACCAGTACTTGATGAGCTTCTGGCAACACATCCTGGGTTAGAATTTCTGAGGAATTCAAGCGAATTTCAAGAAAGATATG CTGAAACTGTCATCTTCAGAATATTTTACTACATTAACAGATCGGGAACTGGTTGCCTTACTCTTAGAGAACTGAAACGTGGAAATCTTATTGCTGCTATGCAACAACTTGATGAAGAGGACGacatcaataaaattattag GTACTTCTCCTATGAGCACTTCTACGTCATATACTGCAGATTTTGGGAACTTGATAGTGACCATGACTGCTTTGTTGATAAGGATAATCTCATCAAATATGGTAATCATGCCCTTACCTATAGGATTGTTGATAGAATATTTTCACAG GTTCCTAGGAAGTTTACGAGCAAAGTTGAAGGGAAGATGAGTTATGAAGATTTTGTATACTTCATTCTCGCCGAGGAAGACAAGTCTTCCGAGCCTAGTCTTGAGTATTG GTTCAAGTGCATAGACTTGGATGGAAACGGGGTGATCACGCGAAAcgaaatgcatttttttttcgaaGAGCAACTGCATCGCATGGAATGCATAACCCAGGAACCTGTTCTCTTCAAGGATATCCTATGTCAGATAGTTGACATGATTGGACCAGAG GAGGAGAACTGCATCACCCTCAAGGATCTGAAAGGATCCAAACTTTCAGGAAACGTATTCAATATACTATTCAACCTCAATAAATTCATGGCATTTGAGACACGTGACCCCTTTCTGATTCGCCAG GAACGGGAGGAACCAAATTTGACAGAATGGGATCGATTTGCTCAGAGAGAGTATTTGAGGTTGTCAATGGAGGAAGATGTAGAGGAA AAGGAGAACTGCATCACCCTCAAGGATCTGAAAGGATCCAAACTTTCAGGAAACGTATTCAATATACTATTCAACCTCAATAAATTCATGGCATTTGAGACACGTGACCCCTTTCTGATTCGCCAG GAACGGGAGGAACCAAATTTGACAGAATGGGATCGATTTGCTCAGAGAGAGTATTTGAGGTTGTCAATGGAGGAAGATGTAGAGGAAGTCTCAAACGAAAGTGCAGATGTATGGGATGAACCACTTGAACCTCAATGTTAG
- the LOC104738905 gene encoding vacuolar protein sorting-associated protein 2 homolog 3 translates to MNIFTKKPTPREVLRESKREMTQATRGIEKEISSLQSEEKKLVLEIKRTAKTGNEGATKTLARQLIRLRQQIANLQGSRAQMRGIATHTQAMHAHTSVAAGLQGATKAMAAMSKNMDPAKQAKVMREFQKQSAQMDMTTEMMSDSIDDALDNDEAEDETEDLTNQVLDEIGIDVAAQLSSAPKGKIGGKNTEDVGSSGMDELEKRLAALR, encoded by the exons ATGAACATCTTCACCAAGAAACCAACTCCTAGAG aagTGCTTAGGGAGAGTAAGAGAGAGATGACACAAGCTACCCGAG GAATCGAAAAGGAAATCTCATCTCTGCAATCAGAA GAGAAGAAGCTTGTTCTCGAGATCAAAAGAACTGCTAAGACAGGGAATGAG GGAGCCACCAAGACTCTTGCTCGCCAATTGATCCGGCTTAGGCAGCAAATAGCTAACTTACAAGGTAGTCGAGCTCAAATGCGAGGCATAGCTACTCATACACAG GCTATGCACGCACATACTTCAGTTGCTGCTGGACTGCAAGGTGCCACTAAGGCTATGGCAGCTATGAGCAAG AATATGGATCCTGCAAAACAAGCTAAGGTGATGAGAGAATTTCAAAAGCAGTCTGCGCAAATGGACATGACC ACTGAGATGATGTCAGATTCCATAGATGATGCTTTAGACAATGACGAAGCTGAAGACGAAACTGAGGATTTGACAAACCAG GTTCTTGATGAAATTGGCATTGATGTCGCCGCACAG TTATCATCTGCTCCAAAAGGTAAAATTGGCGGGAAAAATACAGAGGATGTTGGCAG TTCTGGAATGGATGAACTGGAGAAGCGGTTGGCTGCGCTAAGATAG